One window from the genome of Acidihalobacter ferrooxydans encodes:
- a CDS encoding winged helix-turn-helix domain-containing protein, which yields MGRTEPRIRILLGSIIAMGPGKADLLDAIQQTGSISAAARRMNMSYRRAWLLVDTMNQSFREPLVTTAAGGKGGGGANVTEFGRDMLARYRKMETRAQLAIADEISEFGEFLVDSVDH from the coding sequence GTGGGCAGAACCGAGCCACGCATCCGTATTCTGCTCGGCTCCATCATCGCGATGGGGCCAGGCAAGGCCGACCTGCTCGACGCCATCCAGCAAACCGGATCAATCTCCGCCGCGGCGCGGCGGATGAATATGTCCTACCGCCGCGCATGGCTGCTCGTCGACACCATGAACCAGAGCTTCCGCGAACCTCTGGTGACGACCGCGGCGGGCGGGAAAGGCGGTGGTGGTGCAAACGTGACCGAGTTCGGGCGCGATATGCTGGCGCGGTATCGCAAAATGGAAACCAGAGCGCAGCTGGCCATTGCCGATGAAATCAGCGAATTCGGCGAATTTCTGGTGGATTCGGTTGATCATTGA
- a CDS encoding extracellular solute-binding protein encodes MRKPLTALLATLLVGLSVTAYAKDTLTIAYAGSMGVVMDRALGPAFARTNDVTYQGIGRGAWGLARLLAGKQMRADVFISITPGPIDLLISDGLIKRAVPIASTQMVIAYSPKSRYAAQFKAAAEGKKSWYKILEQPGVHFGRTNPAVDPQGRNIIFTLLLAQRYYHRQNLANNILHGFQNPQQIFSEASLLSRLEAGQIDATSGYLSAVVSRHLPYIKLPTAINLSDPALADTWYSKAHFNIRLPNGKTETLGTQPLVFYAGVLTNARHPILARHFLAYLQSPQGQRLLREKGYSAPRGAPLG; translated from the coding sequence ATGCGCAAACCCCTTACCGCTCTTCTCGCCACTTTGCTCGTTGGCCTCAGCGTAACTGCATATGCCAAAGACACCTTGACCATCGCCTATGCCGGGTCGATGGGCGTCGTCATGGATCGCGCGCTCGGTCCGGCATTCGCCAGGACAAACGACGTCACTTATCAAGGTATCGGGCGTGGCGCCTGGGGGCTGGCGCGCTTGCTGGCCGGCAAACAGATGCGTGCGGATGTATTCATTTCGATCACACCCGGTCCGATAGACCTGCTGATCAGCGACGGCCTGATCAAACGCGCCGTGCCAATCGCCAGTACGCAAATGGTCATCGCGTACAGCCCCAAATCGCGCTATGCCGCGCAGTTCAAGGCCGCCGCCGAAGGCAAAAAATCCTGGTATAAAATCCTTGAACAGCCCGGCGTGCATTTCGGCCGTACTAACCCGGCCGTCGACCCGCAGGGCCGCAACATCATTTTCACGCTGCTGTTGGCCCAGCGTTACTACCATCGCCAAAATCTCGCAAACAACATTCTGCACGGCTTCCAGAATCCGCAGCAGATATTCTCCGAAGCCTCGCTACTGAGCCGGCTCGAAGCCGGACAGATTGACGCCACATCGGGCTATCTAAGCGCTGTCGTCTCCCGTCATTTGCCCTACATCAAGCTGCCGACGGCGATCAACCTGAGCGATCCAGCGTTGGCCGACACGTGGTACAGCAAGGCACACTTCAACATCCGCCTACCGAACGGCAAAACCGAAACGCTCGGCACGCAGCCGCTGGTGTTCTATGCCGGCGTGCTGACAAATGCGCGTCACCCCATACTGGCACGACACTTTCTTGCGTATTTACAAAGCCCCCAAGGCCAGCGCCTGCTGCGGGAAAAAGGCTACAGCGCGCCCAGGGGCGCACCACTGGGTTAA
- a CDS encoding MFS transporter, which translates to MRSDTLHSDVDEAPASAYIEHGSASFKRTILALFAAGFATFALLYCVQPLMPEFSRNFALSAAQSSLSLSATTGVLAFAMLIAGAFSDAYGRKPVMVVSLLASSLLTAGLALTRDWQEVLIMRALMGLTLSGLPAIAMAYLSEEMAARSIGLAMGLFIGGSALGGMSGRLLAGVFTEWQSWRFALGVIGFTGLICGLIFWRALPPSRHFEPRPLRLHELAAPARRLLRDPGLPWLFFAGFLLMGVFVTLYNYIAYRLSGAPYDLGQGAVGAIFGVYLVGIFSSAWMGHLAGKLGRRKVFWSAFVLILVGIGLTLLQPLALVILGLAVLTFGFFGGHSIVSSWVGRRAGGAKAQASSLYLFSYYMGSSIAGYCGGFFWDRFGWVGVVGFTGALATLGVGVALRLQGLQPITPETH; encoded by the coding sequence ATGCGTTCCGATACGCTGCACAGCGATGTCGACGAGGCGCCTGCATCGGCTTATATCGAGCATGGTAGCGCGTCGTTCAAGCGGACTATTCTCGCGTTATTCGCCGCGGGGTTCGCAACATTCGCCCTGCTGTATTGCGTGCAGCCCTTGATGCCTGAATTCTCGCGCAACTTTGCGCTCAGCGCGGCGCAAAGCAGCCTGTCGCTGTCCGCGACCACCGGTGTGTTGGCGTTCGCCATGTTGATCGCGGGCGCGTTTTCGGACGCCTACGGGCGCAAGCCGGTGATGGTCGTCTCGCTGCTTGCATCGAGTCTGCTGACAGCCGGTTTGGCGCTGACCCGGGATTGGCAGGAAGTATTGATCATGCGCGCGCTCATGGGACTGACCTTGAGCGGTTTGCCCGCGATCGCCATGGCCTATCTCAGCGAGGAAATGGCGGCGCGATCGATCGGTTTGGCAATGGGCCTGTTCATCGGCGGTTCGGCGCTTGGCGGCATGAGCGGGCGGCTGCTCGCGGGCGTGTTCACGGAGTGGCAATCGTGGCGCTTCGCGCTGGGCGTGATCGGTTTCACCGGCCTGATCTGCGGGTTGATTTTCTGGCGGGCGTTGCCGCCCTCACGTCATTTCGAGCCACGCCCGCTGCGCTTGCATGAATTGGCCGCTCCGGCGCGTCGCCTGCTGCGCGATCCGGGCTTGCCGTGGCTGTTTTTCGCCGGCTTCCTGCTTATGGGTGTTTTTGTAACACTCTATAATTACATTGCCTATCGCCTTTCGGGTGCGCCGTACGATCTTGGGCAGGGTGCGGTTGGTGCGATCTTCGGCGTGTATCTGGTCGGCATCTTCAGTTCGGCCTGGATGGGGCATCTGGCCGGTAAACTGGGTCGCCGTAAAGTATTCTGGAGTGCGTTCGTATTGATCCTGGTCGGCATCGGACTGACGCTACTGCAACCGCTTGCGCTGGTGATTCTGGGCCTGGCAGTGCTGACCTTCGGGTTCTTTGGCGGACATTCCATCGTCAGCAGTTGGGTTGGGCGCAGGGCTGGCGGGGCGAAAGCTCAGGCATCGTCGCTGTATCTGTTCTCCTATTACATGGGGTCGAGTATCGCCGGCTATTGCGGCGGGTTTTTCTGGGATCGCTTCGGCTGGGTTGGCGTGGTGGGATTCACCGGTGCGTTGGCAACGCTGGGTGTGGGCGTGGCGTTACGCCTGCAAGGCTTGCAGCCAATAACCCCGGAAACCCATTAG
- a CDS encoding N-acetylmuramoyl-L-alanine amidase has protein sequence MSRAQAHTLKPVITATQARPWRLRDAVVCIDPGHGGLDPGAIGHHGTYEKNVVLDIAHRLRRLVEAETGMQPIMTRSGDEYVTLEKRVFYAQKNRADLFVAIHADASPYSEPHGSSVYVFTRHGASSESAHVLAESQNRLDRTVGLGGQGHSLLSETLFDLESHAVLAESLIFGKHVMDNITHVDKYRYSGVQRAAFVVLAAPSFPSTLVETAFISNPEQERMLRSPAFRQRMAESLLAGIKGYFREHAPPGTLLAARSDALQSMHTHT, from the coding sequence ATGTCCCGCGCGCAGGCGCATACACTCAAACCCGTGATTACCGCGACTCAGGCGCGCCCCTGGCGCCTGCGCGACGCGGTCGTGTGCATCGATCCGGGCCATGGCGGACTCGATCCGGGCGCGATCGGGCACCATGGCACCTATGAAAAAAATGTCGTGCTCGATATCGCGCACCGTCTGCGCCGGCTGGTGGAGGCCGAAACGGGCATGCAGCCGATCATGACGCGCAGCGGCGACGAGTACGTGACGCTGGAGAAACGAGTGTTCTACGCGCAGAAAAATCGCGCGGATCTTTTCGTAGCCATTCATGCGGATGCCTCACCCTACAGCGAACCGCACGGCTCTTCGGTGTACGTGTTCACTCGTCATGGCGCCAGCAGTGAGTCGGCGCATGTTCTGGCCGAAAGCCAGAATAGACTCGATCGCACCGTCGGCCTCGGCGGACAGGGTCATTCGCTGTTGAGCGAAACCCTGTTCGACCTTGAAAGTCATGCCGTACTTGCCGAAAGCCTGATATTTGGCAAGCATGTGATGGATAACATCACGCATGTCGATAAATACCGCTATAGCGGCGTGCAGCGTGCAGCATTTGTCGTGCTCGCCGCGCCGAGTTTTCCCTCCACATTGGTCGAAACCGCATTCATTTCAAATCCCGAGCAGGAGCGCATGCTGCGCAGTCCGGCATTCCGGCAGCGCATGGCCGAGTCGCTGCTGGCCGGAATCAAGGGGTATTTCCGCGAGCATGCGCCGCCGGGAACCCTGCTAGCGGCGCGCAGCGATGCCTTGCAGTCGATGCACACCCACACTTGA
- a CDS encoding aspartate aminotransferase family protein has translation MSDYLMHTYARQPITFVRGEGPWLYDDNDRRYLDAISGIAVCGLGHAHPAVSDAVCEQARTLMHTSNLYQVETQSRLGQRLCTLAGMDAAFFSNSGAEANEAAIKIARLYGHNHHIAEPEIVVMEHSFHGRTLATLSATGNRKVQAGFEPLVRGFVRAPYGDIEAVRQIAANRPNVVAVLVEPVQGEGGICIPPDDYLNGLRSLCDEHGWLLMLDEIQSGMGRAGRWFAHQLNGIRPDVMTLAKALGNGMPIGACLACGEAARTFAPGNHGSTFGGNPLACRTALAVIDAIESNGLVERAAALGQRMLAGLHDGLSGRSGVTDIRGLGLLLGIELDRPCAELVERAREQGLLINVTAGNVIRLLPPLIIDDAQAQAIVDGVVALVREFLSSTPEG, from the coding sequence GTGAGCGATTACCTCATGCATACCTACGCCCGCCAACCCATCACATTCGTCCGTGGCGAAGGCCCCTGGCTATACGATGACAATGATCGGCGCTATCTCGATGCCATCTCCGGCATCGCCGTATGCGGCCTCGGCCACGCCCACCCTGCCGTGAGCGATGCAGTCTGCGAGCAGGCACGTACGCTGATGCATACCTCCAACCTCTATCAGGTCGAAACACAGTCAAGACTCGGTCAGCGTCTGTGTACCCTCGCCGGCATGGATGCGGCCTTCTTCAGCAACTCAGGTGCCGAGGCCAATGAAGCGGCCATCAAAATCGCACGCCTCTATGGCCACAATCATCACATCGCCGAGCCTGAAATCGTCGTCATGGAACACAGCTTCCACGGCCGCACCCTGGCGACGCTGAGCGCCACGGGCAACCGCAAGGTTCAGGCCGGCTTCGAGCCGCTGGTGCGTGGTTTCGTGCGTGCGCCCTACGGTGACATCGAGGCAGTCCGTCAGATCGCCGCCAATCGCCCCAACGTGGTTGCCGTGCTGGTCGAACCGGTGCAGGGCGAAGGGGGCATCTGCATCCCGCCGGACGACTATCTCAATGGCCTGCGCAGCCTGTGCGACGAACACGGCTGGCTGCTGATGCTGGATGAAATCCAGAGCGGCATGGGTCGCGCCGGACGCTGGTTCGCGCACCAGCTCAACGGCATTCGCCCGGACGTCATGACGCTCGCCAAGGCCCTCGGCAACGGCATGCCCATCGGCGCCTGCCTGGCGTGCGGCGAAGCCGCCCGGACCTTTGCGCCGGGCAATCACGGCTCCACCTTCGGCGGCAATCCGCTGGCCTGCCGCACGGCACTGGCGGTGATCGACGCCATCGAGTCCAACGGGCTGGTCGAACGGGCCGCCGCGCTGGGCCAGCGCATGCTCGCCGGTCTGCATGACGGCCTGAGCGGCCGCAGCGGCGTGACGGATATTCGCGGCCTTGGCCTGCTGCTCGGCATCGAACTCGACCGCCCCTGCGCGGAGCTGGTCGAGCGTGCCCGCGAGCAGGGCCTGCTCATCAACGTCACCGCCGGCAACGTCATCCGCCTGCTACCGCCACTGATCATCGACGACGCACAGGCGCAAGCCATCGTCGACGGCGTCGTCGCGCTGGTCCGCGAGTTCCTGTCCAGCACCCCGGAGGGTTGA
- a CDS encoding LysR substrate-binding domain-containing protein yields MPIELRHLRYFIAVANELHFSRAAERLGISQPPLSQQIRQLEDTIGTPLLCRSNRRVELTEAGRAFVTEARAILRHSEHAVELARRVARGEAGELRIGFTASTPLSRHIPRTISAFRRERPDVHLQLEELPTLQQIDALLGRRLHLGIMRPAVLPPTLEAQALFSDPLVAVMPSEHAHLRQLDRAYRLPLNALADEPFVVFSHGAGTGIRDQVVALCVAAGFNPRISQEAAEPSTIIGLVAAGMGVSVLPASYEHIHIEGVSYVPLQDPGAESGIRMVRRRDDHSPLVDAFARLLLAEARR; encoded by the coding sequence ATGCCCATCGAACTGCGCCACTTGCGTTATTTCATCGCTGTCGCCAACGAATTGCATTTCAGTCGTGCCGCCGAGCGCCTCGGTATCTCACAACCGCCACTCAGCCAGCAGATCCGCCAACTCGAAGACACCATCGGCACACCGCTGTTATGCCGCAGCAACCGCCGCGTCGAACTCACCGAGGCCGGTCGCGCCTTCGTGACCGAAGCGCGCGCCATCCTGCGGCACAGCGAACACGCGGTGGAACTCGCCAGACGCGTCGCACGCGGAGAAGCCGGGGAGTTGCGCATTGGCTTCACCGCCTCCACACCATTGAGCCGACATATCCCACGTACGATCTCGGCGTTCCGCCGTGAACGCCCGGACGTGCATCTGCAATTGGAGGAACTGCCTACGCTCCAACAGATTGATGCCCTGCTGGGGCGACGCTTGCACTTGGGCATCATGCGGCCAGCCGTATTACCGCCAACACTTGAAGCCCAGGCGCTGTTCAGCGACCCCCTGGTCGCCGTCATGCCCAGCGAACATGCGCATCTGCGGCAACTCGACAGGGCGTATCGGTTGCCGCTGAATGCGCTGGCCGATGAGCCGTTCGTGGTATTCAGCCATGGCGCCGGCACCGGCATCCGTGATCAAGTCGTCGCGCTATGCGTCGCTGCCGGTTTCAACCCGCGCATCAGCCAGGAAGCGGCCGAGCCGTCAACCATCATCGGCCTGGTCGCCGCCGGTATGGGCGTGTCCGTTCTGCCGGCATCGTATGAGCACATCCACATCGAAGGCGTCAGCTACGTGCCATTACAGGACCCGGGCGCCGAATCGGGTATACGCATGGTCCGCCGGCGCGACGATCACTCACCACTGGTCGATGCATTCGCCAGACTCCTGCTGGCCGAAGCTCGGCGTTAA
- the argF gene encoding ornithine carbamoyltransferase, with protein MSVRHFLSLHDLNGDELRRIISRASELKAIQHRGDRHTPLPGKTLGMIFEKSSTRTRVSFEVGMAQLGGHALFLSPRDTQLGRGEPIEDTARVLSRMVDAVMIRTFAHTTLERFAAHSRVPVINGLSDDIHPCQLLADLQTYQEHRGDIRGRTVAWIGDGNNMCHSWINAAAQLDFKLRVACPEGYDPDARFVEAAAGHVEIVRDRLAAATDADLITTDVWASMGQEDEQAKRAAAFADYQVDATLMAKASKDAVFMHCLPAHRGEEVSAEVIDGPQSVVWDEAENRLHAQKALLEFLLDAYR; from the coding sequence ATGTCCGTACGCCATTTCCTGAGCCTGCACGACCTGAACGGTGACGAACTGCGCCGGATCATCAGCCGTGCCAGTGAACTCAAAGCCATCCAGCATCGTGGTGACCGTCATACTCCGCTGCCAGGCAAAACCCTCGGCATGATCTTCGAGAAATCCTCGACCCGCACGCGCGTATCCTTTGAGGTCGGCATGGCCCAGCTCGGCGGTCACGCGCTATTCCTTTCGCCGCGCGACACCCAACTCGGGCGCGGCGAACCGATCGAGGACACCGCGCGCGTGCTCTCACGCATGGTCGACGCGGTCATGATTCGCACCTTCGCGCATACCACGCTGGAGCGATTTGCCGCACACTCTAGGGTGCCCGTGATCAACGGCCTGAGTGACGACATCCACCCCTGCCAACTACTCGCCGACCTACAGACCTATCAGGAACATCGCGGCGACATCCGTGGCCGCACCGTGGCCTGGATCGGTGACGGCAACAACATGTGCCACTCCTGGATCAATGCCGCCGCGCAGCTCGACTTCAAGCTGCGTGTGGCCTGCCCCGAAGGCTACGACCCGGACGCACGCTTTGTCGAAGCCGCCGCCGGTCACGTCGAAATCGTCCGGGATCGACTCGCCGCCGCGACGGATGCCGACCTTATCACGACCGACGTGTGGGCGAGCATGGGGCAAGAGGACGAACAAGCCAAACGCGCCGCCGCCTTCGCCGACTATCAGGTCGATGCCACCCTGATGGCCAAGGCATCCAAGGATGCCGTGTTCATGCATTGCCTGCCGGCGCACCGCGGTGAAGAAGTCTCCGCCGAGGTCATCGACGGGCCGCAAAGCGTCGTCTGGGATGAGGCTGAAAACCGCCTGCACGCACAAAAAGCGCTGCTCGAATTTCTGCTCGACGCATACCGCTGA
- a CDS encoding N-acetylglutaminylglutamine amidotransferase, with the protein MCGIAGELRLDGTGPQERTMRSMLDCLRRRGPDSEGVFTDGGLALGHRRLSIIDLSTAADQPMQDAGNGLNIVFNGTIYNYPDLRRELQGLGHSFRSTGDTEVILKAYAQWGERCVERLIGMFAFGIWDSRRRRLFLARDRMGIKPLYYSESPQAFRFASNTQALLAAGVDTDIDPLALHHHMSLHAVVPAPRTLLKGIRKLPPAHTLSIGEDGRMTVRRYWSLNATRPAAARSEGEWIEAVHEALRVAVERRLRIADVPVGVLLSGGLDSSLLVALLAESGAQGLKTFTVGFEDQPEEKGSEFEYSDPVAERYATEHYKFEIPNSEVLTRLPEAIDLMSEPMVAQDAVAFYLLSEQVSRHVKAVQSGQGADEVFGGYFWYPQMAAAQGAPIDRFRSRYFDRDHAEYLRTVAPAYATDDVTSAYIAERLNEPDADAFIDQVLRLDVTTLIVDDPVKRVDNMTMAWGLEARVPFLDHELVELAARMPPELKLASGGKHVLKQIARGRIPDAVIDRKKGYFPVPALKYVRGEAYDFMADVLNARACRERGLYRRDYVDALLANPEGDQAFTAIRGNKLWHLALLELWLQRNVDGKSV; encoded by the coding sequence ATGTGTGGTATTGCGGGTGAGCTGCGTCTGGATGGAACCGGGCCGCAAGAGCGCACGATGCGCTCGATGCTGGATTGTCTGCGGCGGCGCGGCCCGGATAGCGAAGGTGTGTTCACGGATGGCGGGCTGGCGCTCGGCCATCGTCGGTTGTCGATCATCGATCTTTCCACCGCGGCCGATCAACCGATGCAGGATGCGGGAAATGGCCTGAACATCGTATTCAATGGCACGATTTACAATTATCCCGACCTGCGCCGCGAGTTGCAGGGATTGGGGCACAGTTTTCGTTCCACTGGCGACACCGAGGTCATTCTCAAGGCGTATGCACAGTGGGGGGAGCGGTGTGTCGAGCGTCTGATCGGCATGTTTGCCTTCGGCATTTGGGATAGTCGCAGACGCAGGCTGTTCCTGGCGCGTGACCGCATGGGCATCAAGCCGCTGTACTACAGTGAGTCGCCCCAGGCGTTTCGCTTCGCTTCCAACACGCAGGCGCTGCTCGCCGCGGGTGTCGACACTGACATTGATCCGCTGGCCCTGCACCATCACATGAGCTTGCATGCGGTGGTGCCCGCGCCACGAACCCTGCTCAAGGGTATACGCAAGCTGCCCCCCGCGCATACGCTGAGTATCGGTGAGGATGGACGCATGACCGTGCGTCGTTACTGGTCTCTGAACGCGACACGCCCCGCCGCGGCGCGCAGCGAAGGCGAGTGGATCGAGGCGGTGCATGAGGCGCTGCGCGTGGCGGTCGAGCGGCGCTTGCGCATTGCCGACGTGCCGGTCGGCGTGCTGCTTTCCGGCGGTCTGGATTCCAGTCTGCTGGTCGCGTTGCTGGCCGAGTCCGGCGCGCAGGGGCTGAAAACGTTCACTGTCGGTTTCGAGGATCAACCGGAAGAAAAAGGAAGCGAGTTCGAGTACTCAGACCCGGTGGCCGAGCGTTACGCGACCGAACACTATAAGTTCGAGATCCCCAACAGCGAGGTGCTGACGCGTCTGCCCGAGGCTATCGATCTGATGTCGGAACCGATGGTAGCGCAGGATGCGGTGGCCTTTTATCTGCTGTCCGAGCAGGTGTCGAGGCACGTCAAGGCCGTGCAGTCGGGACAGGGCGCGGACGAAGTCTTCGGTGGGTATTTCTGGTACCCGCAGATGGCGGCGGCGCAGGGCGCGCCCATCGACCGTTTCCGTTCGCGTTATTTCGATCGTGATCATGCCGAGTACCTGCGTACGGTCGCGCCGGCTTATGCGACCGATGACGTGACCTCGGCGTACATCGCCGAACGGCTGAACGAGCCTGATGCGGATGCGTTCATCGATCAGGTGTTGCGCCTCGACGTGACTACGCTGATCGTCGACGATCCGGTCAAACGGGTGGACAACATGACCATGGCGTGGGGGCTGGAGGCGCGCGTACCTTTCCTGGATCACGAGCTGGTCGAGCTGGCAGCGCGTATGCCACCCGAGCTGAAACTCGCCAGCGGCGGCAAGCATGTGCTCAAGCAGATCGCCCGCGGACGGATTCCGGATGCGGTGATCGACCGCAAGAAAGGCTATTTCCCGGTGCCAGCGCTGAAATACGTGCGCGGCGAGGCGTACGACTTCATGGCGGACGTTCTCAATGCGCGCGCCTGTCGCGAACGCGGACTGTATCGACGGGATTATGTCGATGCGCTGCTCGCCAATCCTGAGGGAGATCAGGCGTTCACGGCCATTCGCGGCAACAAGCTTTGGCATCTGGCCTTGCTGGAGCTTTGGCTGCAACGCAATGTCGACGGCAAGTCTGTCTGA
- a CDS encoding superoxide dismutase gives MAFELPPLPYEKTALEPHVSAETLEFHHGKHHATYVANLNKLVPGTEFESASLEDIIRKAPAGGIFNNGAQVWNHTFYFACMGPNAGGAPTGELAAAIDKTFGSFAEFKEKFAASGAGNFGSGWTWLVKNSSGDLEIVNTSNAANPLRDGLTPLLTVDVWEHAYYIDYRNARPKYLEAFWNVVNWDFVATNFGA, from the coding sequence ATGGCCTTCGAACTACCCCCTTTACCCTATGAAAAAACCGCTCTGGAACCACACGTTTCCGCAGAAACCCTGGAGTTCCATCACGGCAAGCACCACGCAACCTACGTCGCCAACCTGAACAAGCTCGTGCCGGGCACTGAGTTCGAGAGCGCCAGCCTGGAAGACATCATTCGCAAGGCCCCGGCCGGCGGCATCTTCAACAACGGCGCCCAGGTCTGGAACCACACCTTCTATTTTGCCTGCATGGGTCCGAACGCCGGTGGCGCACCGACCGGCGAACTGGCCGCAGCCATCGACAAAACCTTCGGCAGCTTCGCCGAATTCAAGGAAAAATTTGCCGCCTCCGGCGCCGGCAACTTCGGTTCAGGCTGGACCTGGCTGGTCAAGAACAGCTCCGGCGACCTCGAAATCGTCAACACCAGCAACGCCGCCAACCCGCTGCGGGACGGCCTCACCCCGCTGCTGACCGTCGACGTATGGGAACACGCCTACTACATCGACTACCGCAATGCGCGTCCGAAATACCTCGAAGCCTTCTGGAACGTTGTCAACTGGGACTTCGTCGCCACCAACTTCGGCGCCTGA